A genomic stretch from Hemicordylus capensis ecotype Gifberg chromosome 1, rHemCap1.1.pri, whole genome shotgun sequence includes:
- the TTLL2 gene encoding probable tubulin polyglutamylase TTLL2 isoform X2, protein MAESRSPRKGNKTCTKGKGVDSGGTKPLVFRLHENVSSLVREVLLERGWIEYDEHEQDKEDWNLYWRNYPFRMTDHQSIKPWQRLNHHPETIRITRKDYLARHLKRMKGIYGTTLYEFSPAAFIMPNDYIKFITEYTRERQMPNRKLSYWICKPVDRSRGRGILIFQDIKDFVYDCMVIVQKYISNPLLISGYKWDLRLYVCVTSFCPLTIYIYEEGLVRFATEKFDLGSLNNIYAHLTNTSINKFGPSYRKDKEVIGSGCKWNFSRFRAYLRSRSVDDLLLWKRINRIVTLTLLAITPSVPITSNCFELFGFDILVDDRLKPWLLEVNHSPGLRLDCATDATVKRKMLHDIIDLLNYREADALRKCIKGTNRKISCFGQTQSMWSANQTEIPLDCSAPRKGAKSAAASPSPSLLQIRKSASVFGRMCSAHPKETLTSRLRERMNMPKTLLQAKPSSKSKPILRPSNSICEPVLSTQWFGLNELYTHKPSIPPYFLSDKQKRPFPRVGNFVLIFPFNDAALEASRSGINVKSVIREIHKLMIKELQLEQQKFNKGLFNL, encoded by the exons ATGGCAGAATCGAGAAGCCCAAGGAAAg GAAACAAAACCTGCACAAAAGGGAAAGGGGTTGATTCAGGAGGGACCAAGCCACTGGTTTTCCGGCTGCATGAGAATGTTTCTTCATTAGTTCGTGAGGTTTTACTAGAGCGTGGCTGGATTGAGTATGATGAGCATGAGCAAGATAAAGAGGACTGGAACCTCTATTGGCGGAATTACCCTTTCCGGATGACAGACCACCAGAGCATTAAACCATGGCAGCGTCTCAATCACCATCCAGAGACAATAAGGATCACCAGGAAAGACTATTTGGCAAGGCATCTGAAACGCATGAAAGGGATTTATGGAACAACCCTTTATGAGTTCAGTCCAGCAGCTTTCATCATGCCAAACGATTACATAAAATTTATAACTGAATATACCAGGGAGAGGCAGATGCCCAACAGGAAGCTGAGTTATTGGATCTGCAAACCAGTTGACAGGTCTCGTGGGAGGGGCATCCTTATTTTTCAGGACATTAAAGATTTTGTTTATGACTGCATGGTCATTGTGCAGAAGTACATCAGTAACCCTTTGCTTATTTCTGGATACAAATGGGATCTCCGTCTTTATGTCTGCGTCACCAGTTTTTGTCCCCTCACAATATATATTTACGAAGAAGGGCTAGTGAGATTTGCAACAGAGAAATTTGACCTGGGGTCCCTGAACAACATTTATGCCCACTTGACAAACACTAGCATCAATAAATTTGGTCCTTCGTACAGAAAAGATAAAGAAGTCATTGGCTCTGGCTGCAAATGGAACTTTAGCCGGTTCCGAGCCTACCTACGTAGCCGCAGTGTGGATGACCTGCTCCTGTGGAAGAGGATCAACCGCATAGTCACGCTGACTTTGCTTGCCATCACTCCGTCTGTACCAATCACCTCCAATTGCTTTGAGCTCTTTGGGTTTGACATTCTGGTAGACGACAGACTCAAACCGTGGCTGCTGGAAGTGAACCACAGCCCAGGCTTGCGCCTAGACTGTGCCACTGATGCGACTGTGAAAAGAAAGATGCTCCACGATATCATTGACTTATTAAACTACAGGGAGGCTGATGCGTTGAGAAAATGTATCAAAGGGACCAATAGGAAAATTTCATGTTTTGGTCAAACACAGTCTATGTGGTCTGCTAACCAGACAGAGATCCCACTAGATTGCTCGGCTCCCAGGAAAGGAGCCAAGTCAGCAGCTGCTTCCCCTTCACCATCCCTTTTGCAGATTCGTAAAAGTGCGTCAGTATTTGGCAGAATGTGCAGTGCACACCCCAAGGAAACCTTAACCTCGCGATTACGTGAAAGGATGAACATGCCGAAAACACTCTTGCAAGCAAAGCCATCCTCAAAAAGCAAACCAATATTAAGACCTAGTAATTCAATATGTGAACCTGTTCTGTCCACTCAGTGGTTCGGTCTGAATGAGCTCTATACCCATAAACCATCCATCCCTCCATATTTTCTCTCCGATAAACAGAAGCGACCATTCCCTCGAGTAGGTAATTTTGTCCTCATATTCCCTTTCAATGATGCTGCACTTGAAGCATCTAGGAGTGGTATAAATGTCAAAAGCGTAATACGTGAAATACACAAATTAATGATCAAAGAATTGCAACTAGAACAGCAGAAATTTAATAAAGGTTTATTTAACCTGTAG
- the TTLL2 gene encoding probable tubulin polyglutamylase TTLL2 isoform X1 — MATLEKIRFAQLQMKYGNKTCTKGKGVDSGGTKPLVFRLHENVSSLVREVLLERGWIEYDEHEQDKEDWNLYWRNYPFRMTDHQSIKPWQRLNHHPETIRITRKDYLARHLKRMKGIYGTTLYEFSPAAFIMPNDYIKFITEYTRERQMPNRKLSYWICKPVDRSRGRGILIFQDIKDFVYDCMVIVQKYISNPLLISGYKWDLRLYVCVTSFCPLTIYIYEEGLVRFATEKFDLGSLNNIYAHLTNTSINKFGPSYRKDKEVIGSGCKWNFSRFRAYLRSRSVDDLLLWKRINRIVTLTLLAITPSVPITSNCFELFGFDILVDDRLKPWLLEVNHSPGLRLDCATDATVKRKMLHDIIDLLNYREADALRKCIKGTNRKISCFGQTQSMWSANQTEIPLDCSAPRKGAKSAAASPSPSLLQIRKSASVFGRMCSAHPKETLTSRLRERMNMPKTLLQAKPSSKSKPILRPSNSICEPVLSTQWFGLNELYTHKPSIPPYFLSDKQKRPFPRVGNFVLIFPFNDAALEASRSGINVKSVIREIHKLMIKELQLEQQKFNKGLFNL, encoded by the exons atggcaaccctagaaaagatcaGATTTGCACAGCTACAGATGAAATACG GAAACAAAACCTGCACAAAAGGGAAAGGGGTTGATTCAGGAGGGACCAAGCCACTGGTTTTCCGGCTGCATGAGAATGTTTCTTCATTAGTTCGTGAGGTTTTACTAGAGCGTGGCTGGATTGAGTATGATGAGCATGAGCAAGATAAAGAGGACTGGAACCTCTATTGGCGGAATTACCCTTTCCGGATGACAGACCACCAGAGCATTAAACCATGGCAGCGTCTCAATCACCATCCAGAGACAATAAGGATCACCAGGAAAGACTATTTGGCAAGGCATCTGAAACGCATGAAAGGGATTTATGGAACAACCCTTTATGAGTTCAGTCCAGCAGCTTTCATCATGCCAAACGATTACATAAAATTTATAACTGAATATACCAGGGAGAGGCAGATGCCCAACAGGAAGCTGAGTTATTGGATCTGCAAACCAGTTGACAGGTCTCGTGGGAGGGGCATCCTTATTTTTCAGGACATTAAAGATTTTGTTTATGACTGCATGGTCATTGTGCAGAAGTACATCAGTAACCCTTTGCTTATTTCTGGATACAAATGGGATCTCCGTCTTTATGTCTGCGTCACCAGTTTTTGTCCCCTCACAATATATATTTACGAAGAAGGGCTAGTGAGATTTGCAACAGAGAAATTTGACCTGGGGTCCCTGAACAACATTTATGCCCACTTGACAAACACTAGCATCAATAAATTTGGTCCTTCGTACAGAAAAGATAAAGAAGTCATTGGCTCTGGCTGCAAATGGAACTTTAGCCGGTTCCGAGCCTACCTACGTAGCCGCAGTGTGGATGACCTGCTCCTGTGGAAGAGGATCAACCGCATAGTCACGCTGACTTTGCTTGCCATCACTCCGTCTGTACCAATCACCTCCAATTGCTTTGAGCTCTTTGGGTTTGACATTCTGGTAGACGACAGACTCAAACCGTGGCTGCTGGAAGTGAACCACAGCCCAGGCTTGCGCCTAGACTGTGCCACTGATGCGACTGTGAAAAGAAAGATGCTCCACGATATCATTGACTTATTAAACTACAGGGAGGCTGATGCGTTGAGAAAATGTATCAAAGGGACCAATAGGAAAATTTCATGTTTTGGTCAAACACAGTCTATGTGGTCTGCTAACCAGACAGAGATCCCACTAGATTGCTCGGCTCCCAGGAAAGGAGCCAAGTCAGCAGCTGCTTCCCCTTCACCATCCCTTTTGCAGATTCGTAAAAGTGCGTCAGTATTTGGCAGAATGTGCAGTGCACACCCCAAGGAAACCTTAACCTCGCGATTACGTGAAAGGATGAACATGCCGAAAACACTCTTGCAAGCAAAGCCATCCTCAAAAAGCAAACCAATATTAAGACCTAGTAATTCAATATGTGAACCTGTTCTGTCCACTCAGTGGTTCGGTCTGAATGAGCTCTATACCCATAAACCATCCATCCCTCCATATTTTCTCTCCGATAAACAGAAGCGACCATTCCCTCGAGTAGGTAATTTTGTCCTCATATTCCCTTTCAATGATGCTGCACTTGAAGCATCTAGGAGTGGTATAAATGTCAAAAGCGTAATACGTGAAATACACAAATTAATGATCAAAGAATTGCAACTAGAACAGCAGAAATTTAATAAAGGTTTATTTAACCTGTAG